The DNA region ATGGCGTTCACTCGCCGGCAGCTCGGTCTTGAATGTCTCAAGATACTCGATGTCGAGAAGATCATCGAAATCGGCGCGTAGCCCGTCTTCCGTGAACATCATGCGTGTGTCTTTCGGTCCGCCCTTGCCGTAGCCCAGATGATCGGGTGTGAAACCTTCCAGCAACATGAGGCCACCCGGCTTGAGTGTCTGCGCCAACTTGCGATGCACCGCTGTGCTGTCGCCGGGACCGACATGCAGGAATGCGAGCACGACGACGTCGAACTTCTCTGCCGGTACTTCCCAATCACGCAGATCGGCTACTTCCGATTTTATCGTGACACCGCGCGACGCTGCGAGATTCTGTGCTTTCTCGACTCCCACCGGTGAGGCGTCCACACTCGTGACACGGAGGCCGCGTTCGGCCAGCCAGACGCCGTTGCGCCCTTCGCCGTCGCCTGGCAGAAATGCCGCCATCCCCGGTTTCAGGAGTTTGCTGTTTTCTGCAAGCCACTGGTTCGGCTCCTTCCCGAAGACAAGGTCATCGCTGACATAACGCTCGTCCCAGAAATCTCCGGGTCTGTCTCGAGGGTGGGACGGGTCGCGCGCCAAGACTATTCCGCTGCCACGGGTGTGTCGCTGAACCATACTGCGATATCGGATAACGCACGACGCGACATCAGTCGCCGGCGTTCCTTCTTGCGTTCCTTGCGTTTGATATCTGCCAGCGCGCCGTCTTCCAGCGGCGGGATCAATCCGAAGTTCACGTTCATCGGCTGGAACGTTTCGTCATCCGCACCGCCGGTCACATGGGCCAGCAGCGCACCATGGGCGGTCGTGTCCGGCGGCGGTGTGACCGGTTCACCCTGGCGCTCGGCGGCGGCGAAGCGTCCGGCGAGCAGCCCCATGGCCGCGCTCTCCACATAGCCCTCGACGCCGGTGACCTGACCGGCGAAACGCATTCGGGGTTGCGCCTTGAGCCGCAGGGTCCCGTCGAGCAGGCGCGGCGAGTTCATGAAGGTGTTGCGGTGAATGCCGCCAAGCCGCGCGAACTCCGCGTTCTCCAGGCCCGGGATCGTCTTGAATATCTCCTGCTGGGGGCCGTAGCGCAGCTTGGTCTGGAAACCGACCATGTTGAAAAGCGTGCCCAGCGCGTTGTCCTGGCGCAACTGGACCACCGCATGGGCGCGGCCGCCGGTACGCGGGTCGGTGAGCCCGACCGGTTTCATGGGGCCGAAGCGCAATGTGTCGCGCCCGCGCGACGCCATCACCTCGATCGGCAGACAACCCTCGAAATACGGTGTGTTTTTCTCCCATTCATGGAAATCGACCTTGTCGGCGACCAGCAGGGCATCGATGAAGCCCTCGAACTGGGTCTCGTCCATGGGGCAATTGATGTAGTCCTTTCCGGTGCCGCCCGGGCCCGGCTTGTCGTAGCGCGACTGAAACCAGGCGATATCCATATCGATACTGTCGGCATGAACGATCGGCGCGATCGCGTCGAAGAAGGCGAGGTTTTCCTCGCCCGTCAGGTCGATGATCGCCGTACTCAGATCCGGCGAAGTGAGGGGCCCCGTCGCGACGATGACATTGTCCCAATCGGCCGGTGGCAGGCCGGCGACCTCGCCACGTTCCACTTCAATCAACGGATGATCGGCGATGGCCGCGCTGACCTGTGCGGCGAAGGCTTCGCGATCAACGGCAAGCGCGCTGCCGGCGGGTACCCGGTTCGCATCCGCGGCCGCAATGATAAGCGAGCCCATGATACGCATCTCGGCATGCAGGATACCGACCGCGTTTCCTTCGGCATCGTCGGACCGGAACGAGTTGGAGCAGACCAGCTCCGCCAACTGGTCGGTCTGATGGGCATCCGTCGACCGGTCGGGTCGCATTTCATGCAGGATCACGGGCACCTGCGCCCGCGCCAATTGCCATGCGGCCTCGCTGCCCGCGAGGCCGCCGCCCACCACATGTACCGGCGATATGTTCGTATTGCTCATGGGTCAGGACATAGCGATCCGGGCGGGCGAAGGCAATTGCGCCCTGCACACGGCAACCGCATCGTGATTTGACGCCGTGCCCGACCGGTGCAACGGTTTCGGCTCCAACGCACATGCGGGAGACATCCGATGCGTAAACTCGGACTCATGGCAATTTTCGCGGTTCCCTTTCTTGCAGGCGCACTGGCAACGTCACCGTTGCACGCAGACCCGCAAATGCTCGGCGTCATCCAGACGGCGTCGGCCGTCCCGCTGCACTGCGCGGATGGCAAATGCACCGCTGAACTGTCCTCGATCTGCCTCCACGAAGAGCGTGCGACACCGACTTCCGGCCACCCCTATACCGCCTTGAACGCGGAAGCAATCACGGTCACGGGGACCCGCGCCGACGGGAGCCAGATCTCGCTTGACGCGGCCGATGTGCTCAAATTCGCCGCGTCTCGGGGGTTTCACACCGTGCGTGTCGATGTACCCGATAAGGTCCGCCATGCTCATGGGCTCGTCGCGCTCGCGGTGAAGGTCGACGCGCCCCTGACCCTCGTTCCGGAAAAAACCGGTGCCGACAGCGGCGATCCCCTGACTGCAGCCGACATCCAGCTCGGTGCCGGGCCCATGCGCGCGACAGCGGCCGCCATTGTCGACCGGAACGGCGACGCGATGCATGCGGGGCAGATTCTTGCGCGATTGGTCGATGCCCTGCCGCGTCACGGACGCGCCGGGACCGACGCCCGTGCGACCCT from Alphaproteobacteria bacterium includes:
- a CDS encoding class I SAM-dependent methyltransferase, whose amino-acid sequence is MARDPSHPRDRPGDFWDERYVSDDLVFGKEPNQWLAENSKLLKPGMAAFLPGDGEGRNGVWLAERGLRVTSVDASPVGVEKAQNLAASRGVTIKSEVADLRDWEVPAEKFDVVVLAFLHVGPGDSTAVHRKLAQTLKPGGLMLLEGFTPDHLGYGKGGPKDTRMMFTEDGLRADFDDLLDIEYLETFKTELPASERHGGPAVVIRLRARRKGDI
- the trmFO gene encoding methylenetetrahydrofolate--tRNA-(uracil(54)-C(5))-methyltransferase (FADH(2)-oxidizing) TrmFO, yielding MSNTNISPVHVVGGGLAGSEAAWQLARAQVPVILHEMRPDRSTDAHQTDQLAELVCSNSFRSDDAEGNAVGILHAEMRIMGSLIIAAADANRVPAGSALAVDREAFAAQVSAAIADHPLIEVERGEVAGLPPADWDNVIVATGPLTSPDLSTAIIDLTGEENLAFFDAIAPIVHADSIDMDIAWFQSRYDKPGPGGTGKDYINCPMDETQFEGFIDALLVADKVDFHEWEKNTPYFEGCLPIEVMASRGRDTLRFGPMKPVGLTDPRTGGRAHAVVQLRQDNALGTLFNMVGFQTKLRYGPQQEIFKTIPGLENAEFARLGGIHRNTFMNSPRLLDGTLRLKAQPRMRFAGQVTGVEGYVESAAMGLLAGRFAAAERQGEPVTPPPDTTAHGALLAHVTGGADDETFQPMNVNFGLIPPLEDGALADIKRKERKKERRRLMSRRALSDIAVWFSDTPVAAE